In Candidatus Sysuiplasma acidicola, the sequence CATCAGAGCTGTCAGTCTCATCACTTTCGATTGACAGGAGTGTCTTGGATGTGATGTTGTATGCTCCCCTTTTACTGATAGCCAGCCTGATTGCATTTTGGCGCGGGAAATTGGATATTGATGGTCTTGAGAGGAACATTTCACGTGTCGAAGCGTCTCTATTGGGCGTGAGCGATAAACTGGAAGTCGCTTCTGCACAGATGGCAGCTTAGATTTGTTGATCGAAGAGCTGAGTGTATTGTTCTACGTCGACACTTCTTTCCTTCATGCTTTTACGGATGATAGATATCCAAACAGTCACAAAGTCATTTCATTTTACCGAAATAAATTTCCTTCCCAATTCGTTGTCACTTTGACCGTGGTCACTGAATTTTTAACGAGAATACGCAGAGAGCCACGAGCTCTGCAGAGGAGTGTCCTGAATGTTCTGCCTTCGCTTTCGACCAACCTTAATAATGCCGTTCTGGTTCAGGACTTCAATGTGCTCGTGGATCAAACGGAAGCGCGAGTCATGAATGACAATAAGAATCGCTTCTTTCAGAGAGATATATTGCGCGACGCATCCGTAGCGCTCAAGGAGCGAGTTCGAAGACGGGCAGCCGGATCAGCGAGAATTAAGCTCACAGACCTTAAGCGCATTGTGAGTGAAGGCGGTAAGTCTTTGCGCTAAACGGGCCTCGAAACTGTGCTTGCAGGTGAAAAGTGAGCAATCTGCTGAGATTTGGGACTCATTATCGGGTTAATCAGGCACCTATGATGGCCCGATTGCGGCATATCTAAAGCAAACGTTTATCAGTTCTGACACAGGAACTGGTATGGTGCCGGATCCTGGCATAGACCATCATGCGCTCGGCAGAGGGGTCATATAAACTTTCATGCTGAAAACCGCTTAGAGCGTTTCCAGATTCCGGCAAATTCGCCGCCGATTGCAATAATGGAGATAAAAATGCCATCGCCATCGATAACAGGCGCAAGGTTCCCAAACGGAAATGTTAGAACGTGCCCGATCAAAATCCAACCCACGAAGCTCCCGGCAAACGAACCGAATATGATGGCAATGAAAATAGCCTTCAATGATACGGCATTTTTCGCTCGGCTGGCAATTAAATAGAATATTAAGAAAATAATCACTGGCAAAACCGCATTTACAGCCTGAACAACAAAAATGGAATAAGGCGGGTAAGGTGAATGAAACCCTGCTGGAGGTGGAATGGTGAGAAAGAACAGGTAAGCTAAGTAATTCTGGGCAATTCCGGCAAAGAAACAAGTAAAGAAGCGGGAAGACATTATTGCGAAAAATCTTGAATTTGAGTTTATGTTTCGCACAGTCATTCCTCCAATGGCTTCAGCAGCTACCTAATGAAGTAGAATTAGTATTTGAGTTTGGCCCGGAGAAAGCTTTCAGAGACACTTGGAAATACACTGTACTCGACGGAGCCAAGAACTGATTGGAATCGACGATTATTTGCCACGTCCCTTCGCCTTGTATCGAATACTCAACAGCGGTAGAATTGAATTGAGTAACAGTGACGGTTCCCTTCCCAGAACCTGGTACAAAATAATAGGATTGTCCACCATATGTATATCCAACATCTACGATGACTTCTCCACTAATTCCAGATATCGTTATGTTCCCAGAATATTCAATATAATCATACTGGATATATGGTCCTCCCGAAGACTCTATCACAAAGTCTGAGTTCATTGTTCCATTAATGTATGTCTGATCAGAGCCCGATATGCTCCCAGAATCACCACCATATGATACGAACTCATTAAGTGTTTTGTGGCTGCAAGTTCCATAATCTGTATAAGTTGATCCCAGCGCCAATCCCGCTGAAACATTTAACAAAATAAAGGTAGCTATGACACAAAATGCAATTTCACGAAAACCAGTATTTTTTTTTGCGTCGCACATCACTTAGCGTCTATTAAATGCATTTTTCTATATAGATATTGCGAGTGTGCTCGCTTTGGGACAAATTTGTTCCACGATTCCATTTTGAACACATTCTCCGTGGGTAACGTGCTTGCCCGTACGTCTTACAATTTTCGTAAGAAATACCGGTTATAGCACTCGATCAGTTAGTCATAGATATACCCTTCTAAATTGTTTACAAACCGGCAACAATCCTGAAGAACCCCATGGGTTTTCAATTCGCCAGGATTCTTGATATCATGTCATGGCTCACAACTAAACCCATTCCTGCGGTAAAAGCGGCGCCGCATTGCAGATTCAGTCAATATCGCGTCAAGGATCCGAATCTGATCTGACAGGGATATGAGTCATGGGGGCGAGAAATAGAAATCCCAATTGTTCTTTTCTTGACTTTGCAGCGAGTCAACGAGCTGACAAACGCTCGGATGCAACAGCCTTCGCTGCGCACCGGCTGTTAACGGAAAAGTATTCCTTGTACCGGTGACTTCCTCCCTCATTGACTTCCGTAACGACAGGTGTAGAAAACGCCACTGCTGACGACCAGGATCACAAGGGCAACGTTGCTGCAAGGGACTTACTGCTCTACGCGCTGACATTCGTTGCCGGAAGCATGGACGCCATCAGTTTCATCGGACTCGGACAGGTGTTCACTGCAAACATGACAGGCAACACGGTCCTCATGGCCATAGCTGTCGGGAGCGGCAAGTTCCTTGCGGCGAGCAGGTCAGTCGTTGCACTGCTGGGTTTCGCGGCTGGAGCGATGCTCGCGGGAAGAATGGTAGATCCGGGAAGGCACAAGATATTGTGGTCAAAAAGCGTGACAAGAGTGCTTTTTGTCGAGTTTGCAATTGCTGTTGTTTTTGCGCTGGCGTGGTTCTTCAACCACGGCTCTGACAACCAGTTAGATATTCAGGGGCTTATCGTGCTGAGTGCCCTTTCCATGGGTCTTCAGAGCGGCGCTGCAAGACGTCTTTCAGTTTCAGGAGTCTCGACAGTTGTCGTGACAAGCATGCTCACCAGCCTGATGGCTGAGCTGGCTGCACTGGGTGCCGCGAGTCCGAACAGGGTGAGGTGGACAATGGTTTTTGTATCTCTCTTCGCCGGAGCCGCTGCAAGCGGTGTCCTGCTGGTGACAGTGAGAATACTTGCCCCGGTACTGCCGGCAGCAGTACTCTGCCTGATTTGCATTGCGGCGATCAGGAAATTCCACAATAGTCTGCCATGATGCCATGTCCGCAGACAGGCGATCCTTGAATTGAAACGCTTCAGACTGTTTTAGATCATCTGAGGTAACCGGACGCACGGTGTTTCTTTCAGCACGTCACCGTGGAGGCACCGGCCATAGGCCATGCTCTATCAGTTCAATAACATTCCCGTCGGGGTCACGAAAATACATCGAGCGGGAACCGTTATCCCATCTCACTTCCTGTTCGATATCCACTTTGCTGGCAGCAAGATGTGCCTTCCAGGCGTCGTAATCAGGCGGGTCAATTTCAAACGCTATATGTGTCCGGCTTGTTTCATAGATCTGTGGAATCGCACTCTCACCTTCCAGTTCCTTCTCCTTCTTGAGGAATCGCGGATTGAACAGAAGCAGCATATTCCTTCCAGCTACCAGAAAAACGTCTCTGTCTTCCTTCCTGCTGTGAACACGCAGACCGAGTACGCCGGTGTAAAATGACTCGCTAAGCTCAAGATCGTTGACATACAGAGATGTTTCAACGATTTTGAAAACAGGCGGAACCATTGAATCGCAATTGAGCGCAGGATATTAGTATATTATGATTTCTGATGCATCAGAGTTATTACAATCGTCGAAAAAAACATATAAGTTCGGCACGATCCGCAATCCAATGCTGGACAGAGATGCCAACTCGGCAAAAACGTTCACCTTTTTTGCGATCATGCTGCAGTTACTGTTTTTCCTGATAGATCTCGTTGTAGTAACGCCATCCCTTTCGCTTTTGACTATACCGTCTGGCTCTCCAGCGACGCCTCCGCCTGGCCTCGGCTCTTTCAGCATTCTCTTTGCAAGCTTTTTCTTTTTCGGATTCGTGTGGGTACTGCTTGACTACCTGCTGATTTACAAAAACCTGGAAGATGAGAGAATCAAAGAGGCTAAAACGCCTGCCCTGATTCTCGGCATTCTTCAGATTCCCCTGGGCGGCATAATAGTCGGCATACTCCTTCTCGCCGCTTATACCAGGATAAAATGTTCCCTTGCCAGCAGCAGTCAGAGCGGTGTAGCAATGCAACAGAACCAGCAGAACCCGTGGCAGTGAAAGTGTTTCGCCCTGGTGCCTCTACTGTCCTGCTTTAGGTTGAACAGTCCGAGACCAGAAAGTCAGGGGCGGCGGATCAGGCGATCTCTGCTGTCGTGTTCCAGTAATTCCGGGGCCCTGTCTTCATATGGGCCATACCCTCCACCGCCTGCTGTTTTTATCGTCACGACATCGCCCGAAGCGAGATCAATCGAACATTTTGTAGGTATCCTTTTCACCTGCCCGTCATGTTCCACATAGACCTCCGTTCTGCTTCCTTCCCCTCCACCCTTGAGACCCGGGGGCGAATGCCACTCCCTTTCGGCCATTACTGTGAAGCGTGTATCATCACTCCTTACTCTGTAGGAACGTTCGATGCCTGCCCCTCCTCTCCATTTCCCGGGACCGCCGCTGCCTTCTCTGAACTGATACCGCACGATAGACAGCGGATAGTAAAGCTCCACAAGCTCAGCGGGTGTGTTGAGTGTGTTGGTCATGTTGCAGTGTATGCCGTCTGCGCCATCCATGCCACTGGAGGCGCCCATGCCAACCGCATTTGTCTCGTAGAATGACCATGTTCTGCCACGGCAGATGCCTCCGATCATGATGTTGTTCATCGACCCGCCGCAGGCAGCCGGTATCCTGTCCGGGACAAGGCCGTAGAATGCTCTCAGCAGAAGATCGGCGTTCCTCATGGTGGTCTCCGTGTTTCCGGCAGAGACCGGGTAGGGGAAAGTGGGGTTCAGCAGTGTGCCTTGCGGCACGTTGACAGTTATCGGCCTGAAGCATCCGTCATTCATCATTATATCCGGATCTGTGATGCACTTCAGAACGTAGTAAACGGCCGAGAGAGTGACACCGTATACTGCGTTGATCGGGGCCCTGACCTGCTTTGAGGTGCCAGTGTAGTCGATTGCAATTGTGTCATTGTGCCTTGTTACGCTCACACGCATAGGGATGTCATCCATGCCTGGCATTTCCATACAATCCGCTGCCTCTCCCGCCGCACCAGGGAAAGAGCTGATCGCAAGACGCGTCATCCTTTCGGAATAGTCGAGCGCTGATTCTGACGCCGATTCGAACGATCGAATGCCGTATTCAGACACCATGGACATGATCCTTTTCTCACCGAGAATGTTTGCCGCAATCTGGGCACGCGCGTCGCCCTTTCTCTGGTAAGGATCCCTCGAATTGGAGGACAGCAGACTCAGCACATCACCGTTTATCCTCCCCATGTTTACGAGTTTTACCGGGTCAATTATCATGCCTTCCTGGAACAGGTCGGTTGCGTCCGGAGGAATGCTGCCCGGGACCTTGCCGCCGACATCGCTGTGATGCGCCTTGTTTGCGGCGTAGGCGACTATCCTGCCTTTGCTGAAAACCGGGCTGATCAGCGTAATATCGTTGAGGTGTGTTCCGGAGAGATACGGGTTATTCACCATGACCATGTCTCCACTGAAAAGCTCCATGCCCTCTCTTTCCACGTATTCAAGCGTCTTCTTCAGTCCCCACGGCAGCGAGCCGAGATGGACAGGTATGTGTTCTGCCTGTGCCAGAAGCCGTCCATGGGGATCCATTATTGCACAGGAATGGTCCATCCTGTCCTTGATGTTCGGCGAATAGGCCGAATTCCGCAGTGCTGTGCCCATCTCCTCGCTGCAGAAGGTGAGTGAACTCCTGATAATCTCGGAAACAATCGGATTCTCTCTCATTTCCGTCGCCTCATTATCAGGTTGCCGTAGCCGTCGACCCCGACCTTCCAGTTTCCCGGTATCAGTGTTGTTGAATCATACTGCTCTATGACAGCCGGCCCGGAGATTGAGTTGCCGCTCCTCAGTTCTTCTCTCGAATATATTACTGATAGCCTCTCTCTGTCCGCATACAGCACATTTCTTTCGCCGACACGTGCCCTGGGGCTTACAGCTGCGCTCCCCATCCCTGTCTTGTTTCTGCGCACTTTGGGTAAAACGATAACGGACGTCAGGTTCAGCGAAACAATATTTACTGGATCTGCAGGCGAGGCGTAGCCGTAAACCTGCCTGTGTTTCCTGCTGAAATATGATAAGAGTGTGGAGATGTCCAATGCCCTTCCTGAAGGCTTGCGGGCGGGCTTGAATCGCACGGGAATGGTAAGCTCCCAGCCCTGGTTAGAGTATTGAACACTGGCAGTTCTGTGAAAGAGAACCCTGCTTCCCTTCCACCCCTCTGCTTCTGCCTCCTCCACCGCCTTCTTCTCGAGCTCGCCGTAAAAAGCGGCAAGGTCCCGACCATTCATTTCATCTGCCAATTTCATTACGGCCTTCTTGTACTCCCTCTTCAGATCCGCCGTAATCAGTCCGTAGGCAGAGAACAGGCCGGGGGATGGCGGTATGATAACAGACTCCACGCCGAGCGATTGTGCAACCTCGGCAGCGTGGAGAGGGCCTGCGCCACCGAACGCTATCAGTTCAAAACGCCTTGGATCATGTCCCCTCTCGACGCTGACTATACGCATGATCTTTGACATCTGATTGTTCGCTATCGCAATGATGCCCAGCGCCGCGTTCCCGACATCGAGCGAAAGTGCGCTGGCAATTTTTCTTTTCACAGCCTTCTCCGCCCCTGATCTGCTGATGGGCATTGTGCCTGAAAGCAGGCTTTTCTGATTGAGCCTGCCTGCGACTACATTTGCGTCGGTGACAGTCGGCTCTGTTCCTCCCTTCCCGTAGCAGACTGGTCCGGGAAACGAGCCCGCGCTTGTCGGGCCCACACGGAGGACGCCACCTGCATCAATCCATGCAATCGAACCGCCGCCCGAGCTTGTTTCGGCGAGGTCTATGAAAGGGAAACGGACGGGATAACCGCTGCCCCGGATGGAGCGGCCGCTGTGTGTTTTACCTGCCGCCTCAAACTCCTGTGAATATTCTACCTGTCCATTATGGATCATGCCGGCCTTGGCCGTTGTTCCACCCATGTCGAACGTCAGTAGGTTCCTCTTCGAGAGAAGGTCGCTCATGTGCAGTGCAGAAACGACTCCGCTAGCAGGGCCCGATTCAATGATTGATACAGGCACGTCGATGGCACCCTTTACCGATGTTGCGCCGCCGTCCGACTGCATTATGTAAACAGGAACAGGGCCGAATTCGTCCTTCACAAGTGAACGGAGTCTGCTGAGGTATGTAGAAACAATCGGGCAGAGGAGGGCGTTAACGGCCGCGGTGCTAGTGCGCTCATACTCCTTTGGAAGAGGGTCTATGTCCGAAGCGCATATGACAGGTATATCGAGCTCGCCTGAAAGGATAGAGCACGCCGTATGTTCATTCTCCTGGTTCAGATAGGCGTTTATGAAGGAGATGCAGACCGCCTGCACCTTTTCATCCCTCATTCTGCCTGCCAGGGCATCGATTTCTCTTCTGTCGACAGGCATCTCCACTTTCCCGCTGCCATCTGTCCTTTCATTCACTGTGAAACGGAGATGCCGTGGCACAACAGGCGGCGGTCTTTCAACCCTCAGGTTGTAAAGCTCCGATCTCTTCTGCCTGCCAATTTCCAGAACATCCCTGAATCCCTCCGTTGTTATCAGCGCAATCTTCGGCCAGCCGGTCCTGGTGAGAAGTGCATTTGTTGCAACGGTGGTGGAATGAAACAGAACGCTGAGTTTCCTGCCGTCAGCCCTCATCTGAGTAAGGCCGCTCATCACGCCCTCCTCAGGTTTCACAGAACTGGGCAGTTTGATGAATGAGAAATCATGAGACTCTTCATCATAGGCGACGATGTCTGTGAAAGTCCCGCCTATGTCGATGCCTATCAGACAACCGGCCACAAAATAGAATATTCTGTCTCATTATTAAACAGTCGGGGAAACGCGTGAGTGCGACAAAAGTGCTGTGTAACACAGTCCTTCAGTTTGGCGACAGGCTTCTCCTGACAGTATAATTTTCCTCAGGAAGCAGCCTGCAGGCTAATCGCGCATCACAGTGTCAGGCAGGCAACAAATCAACTGAACAGTCGATGTTGCGCTCTGAAATCGGTGCACAACTGCTATATCGGCCGAGCAATTAGCGGTCTGCATGCCGCGATCCCCTGTTGTTCTGTTCGGTTTCGAACCATTCCTGCAGTTCAGGGAAAACCCATCTGAGAAGATTGTCCGGGCGCTGAATGGAACCTCAATTGGAGGAAGGAAGATCATCGGCAGGATACTTCCGGTCGATTATGGCTCCATTGAAAAAAGGATCATGTCTGAAATCGACAGGAGCAGACCGGCAGCAGTTATTGGCACCGGCCTCGCTGCAGGCAGGTCCAATCTCAGCATCGAGAAGGTGGCAATCAATTACAAATTCTCAGAGGAACCTGACAACAGGGGAAAGTCTGCGAACGGCGGTCCAATTGACAGAAATGCTCCAGACGGCATATTCTCCAATATGCATCCTGAGGAAGCAGCCGGGCGACTGAACCGGCTTGGCATACCGGCATCCGTCAGCCTCTCTGCAGGCGCATATCTGTGCAACTTCGCGATGTTCATTATGGCAAGGGAGGCGTCAAGACGGGGATTTGTCAGCGGTTTCGTTCATCTGCCCTGCGACGAGGAGATGGCTTCCAAGACCTCATACAGGAGATTCCCTTTCATGAGTCTCGATGCAATGAAGAGCGGGGTAGAATCTGTAATAGAACATGCTCTGGCAATACGGACGTAATCATACCGACCGGAGTCCATGTTTGGCAAGGGAATTGCGGACATCAATAAATCACCGGCGCCGGTTCAACAATTCGTTAACACACACAGGTACACGCGTGCAGATGGCGCCATCATTAGAAGCAGCTACGTGGCAGGAACAGGACTGTCTTCAGTTTTAGCCGCAGTATTCATTTTTTCCATTATTTCGATGAGCCTGGTTATATCGCCGTCGTTCAGCACTTCGAACTTTGATTTAACCATCCTGATATAATGCCTGTTGGCCCTCCTGAACAGTTCCCTGCCTTCCTTCGTGGTTGTGACAAATATCAGGCGCCTGTCCCCTTCCATTCTCGTCCGGGCAAGGAGCTGCCTCTCCTCGAGCCTGTCGGTAAGCAAAGTGACGCCCGCCTTTGTTATTATCAGCTCGTCAGCAATGTTCGCCATGGTCATCGGTCCCTTGAGTTCCAGGAGGGAGAGTATCTTGAATTCAACATAGGAAATGCCAAAATGCTGAAGGCCATGATCAAATTCCCTCTTCATGACTCTTCCAACGTCAATCAGTCTGGTCCATGCTTCCTGCAATTCCCTGTCTCCCGCCATACGCTACTTCGAACCTCCACTTTGAATCCCCGATCGATCCACATCCACGTTCTCAGTGTATTCTTCATCTGCATTATGAATATTCCCGGATCTCAAATTCCTGTTTCTGACCTCTGCGGGTTTTTCCGGCAATGGCTGCGCGGTCAGAAATGCGCCGCGGGCTTCAGGCACTTCCTTGCTTTCCTCAAGGTCATAGATGTAAATCTTTCCCCTGAAAAGCGAAACAACAGCCGCAGTCACGGAGAGCATTGCGCTGATGAGAAATGCCAAATGGAGCGCGCTCATGAATGGCACAGCGATTACGGAAGGGAACCAGTGTTTGCCTGTGAGCAGGGCGTATGTCTGAGGCGAAAGCGTAGAAGCCAGCCCAGGGTATGCACTGAATATTGACAGCACCGGGTTGATGCCGAGGAATGCGGAAAATAGTGCACCCGTCGGCGGGAGGGAACTTATTGATGCGGCGAGCTGCGGTGGAACGCCGCTGGAATTCAGGGCGGAGGACAGCGCAGCCGGGAGCGAAGAGGAGAGCGAGTCGATTATGATTATGAAGAATAATGCGAGACTCAGTGTCTGCCCCGAGTTCTGAAGGGTCGCCCTCATGCCGGAGGCCGCACCTCTCTGTTCTGGCGGGACAGAATTCATGATGGAAGCGGTGTTTGGTGCGGCAAACATACCCATTCCCATGCCCTGCGCCAGCAGAAGTATTGCAAACTGCCAGTACTGAAAGTTATAAGGCAGGTAAAGGAAAAGAATGAATGAAACAGCGGCGATCATCATGCCTGCCGTTGCAAGTATTCTCGCGCCGTGCCGGTCCGA encodes:
- a CDS encoding VOC family protein — protein: MVPPVFKIVETSLYVNDLELSESFYTGVLGLRVHSRKEDRDVFLVAGRNMLLLFNPRFLKKEKELEGESAIPQIYETSRTHIAFEIDPPDYDAWKAHLAASKVDIEQEVRWDNGSRSMYFRDPDGNVIELIEHGLWPVPPR
- a CDS encoding hydantoinase/oxoprolinase family protein; its protein translation is MAGCLIGIDIGGTFTDIVAYDEESHDFSFIKLPSSVKPEEGVMSGLTQMRADGRKLSVLFHSTTVATNALLTRTGWPKIALITTEGFRDVLEIGRQKRSELYNLRVERPPPVVPRHLRFTVNERTDGSGKVEMPVDRREIDALAGRMRDEKVQAVCISFINAYLNQENEHTACSILSGELDIPVICASDIDPLPKEYERTSTAAVNALLCPIVSTYLSRLRSLVKDEFGPVPVYIMQSDGGATSVKGAIDVPVSIIESGPASGVVSALHMSDLLSKRNLLTFDMGGTTAKAGMIHNGQVEYSQEFEAAGKTHSGRSIRGSGYPVRFPFIDLAETSSGGGSIAWIDAGGVLRVGPTSAGSFPGPVCYGKGGTEPTVTDANVVAGRLNQKSLLSGTMPISRSGAEKAVKRKIASALSLDVGNAALGIIAIANNQMSKIMRIVSVERGHDPRRFELIAFGGAGPLHAAEVAQSLGVESVIIPPSPGLFSAYGLITADLKREYKKAVMKLADEMNGRDLAAFYGELEKKAVEEAEAEGWKGSRVLFHRTASVQYSNQGWELTIPVRFKPARKPSGRALDISTLLSYFSRKHRQVYGYASPADPVNIVSLNLTSVIVLPKVRRNKTGMGSAAVSPRARVGERNVLYADRERLSVIYSREELRSGNSISGPAVIEQYDSTTLIPGNWKVGVDGYGNLIMRRRK
- a CDS encoding hydantoinase B/oxoprolinase family protein, with translation MRENPIVSEIIRSSLTFCSEEMGTALRNSAYSPNIKDRMDHSCAIMDPHGRLLAQAEHIPVHLGSLPWGLKKTLEYVEREGMELFSGDMVMVNNPYLSGTHLNDITLISPVFSKGRIVAYAANKAHHSDVGGKVPGSIPPDATDLFQEGMIIDPVKLVNMGRINGDVLSLLSSNSRDPYQRKGDARAQIAANILGEKRIMSMVSEYGIRSFESASESALDYSERMTRLAISSFPGAAGEAADCMEMPGMDDIPMRVSVTRHNDTIAIDYTGTSKQVRAPINAVYGVTLSAVYYVLKCITDPDIMMNDGCFRPITVNVPQGTLLNPTFPYPVSAGNTETTMRNADLLLRAFYGLVPDRIPAACGGSMNNIMIGGICRGRTWSFYETNAVGMGASSGMDGADGIHCNMTNTLNTPAELVELYYPLSIVRYQFREGSGGPGKWRGGAGIERSYRVRSDDTRFTVMAEREWHSPPGLKGGGEGSRTEVYVEHDGQVKRIPTKCSIDLASGDVVTIKTAGGGGYGPYEDRAPELLEHDSRDRLIRRP
- a CDS encoding pyrrolidone-carboxylate peptidase (catalyzes the removal of 5-oxoproline from various penultimate amino acid residues except L-proline); the protein is MPRSPVVLFGFEPFLQFRENPSEKIVRALNGTSIGGRKIIGRILPVDYGSIEKRIMSEIDRSRPAAVIGTGLAAGRSNLSIEKVAINYKFSEEPDNRGKSANGGPIDRNAPDGIFSNMHPEEAAGRLNRLGIPASVSLSAGAYLCNFAMFIMAREASRRGFVSGFVHLPCDEEMASKTSYRRFPFMSLDAMKSGVESVIEHALAIRT
- a CDS encoding DUF1275 family protein, with protein sequence MTSVTTGVENATADDQDHKGNVAARDLLLYALTFVAGSMDAISFIGLGQVFTANMTGNTVLMAIAVGSGKFLAASRSVVALLGFAAGAMLAGRMVDPGRHKILWSKSVTRVLFVEFAIAVVFALAWFFNHGSDNQLDIQGLIVLSALSMGLQSGAARRLSVSGVSTVVVTSMLTSLMAELAALGAASPNRVRWTMVFVSLFAGAAASGVLLVTVRILAPVLPAAVLCLICIAAIRKFHNSLP
- a CDS encoding MarR family transcriptional regulator, whose product is MAGDRELQEAWTRLIDVGRVMKREFDHGLQHFGISYVEFKILSLLELKGPMTMANIADELIITKAGVTLLTDRLEERQLLARTRMEGDRRLIFVTTTKEGRELFRRANRHYIRMVKSKFEVLNDGDITRLIEIMEKMNTAAKTEDSPVPAT